In Scleropages formosus chromosome 6, fSclFor1.1, whole genome shotgun sequence, the genomic stretch ATGTCTCTCTTCAGttgacacacagcacacaccatGCAGCACTGGTAGATCAGTAAATCCCTACACAGGGAACCCTAGAAAGGCATCAATGTCAAAAGATTTATACTTCAGTACCATGGAAGGAAAGGATTGATAcctgaaaaatgtaacatttcaacTATATTGAACCCTTCCAGTAGTCTTGGTGGCCCTTGATGCAGGAGCCAAAGTATGTGCCCTGCTCACAAACTGGGCCCCAAACAGCCTAGTCTGGCTCACAACTGGACTAGAGGGGTGGATGCTTACCTTGATGTTGTATTTGGTCCTGTAGACGCTGCGCATGGTTGGGGTGAGACCGCAGAGGCAGCACTCATTCATGTCTCTGGCGATGGAGCAGCCCATACAAGGGAAACACAACAAACCGTAGCAGCCTGTCACagtgagagggagggagatgCAGACAGAGACTGTCAAAGGACAGGGCGTATTGAAAAATGAGCAGAATGAAAGCTATCATAGCTGGACTTTGAGCCAacagagaaaatacacactgtctgaaactgctcatcccaagcagggtcgcagcaaaccagagcctaacccggc encodes the following:
- the LOC108929904 gene encoding placenta-specific gene 8 protein-like translates to MAVTNQPGKFEASNFQTGLLDVCDDCGTCCYGLLCFPCMGCSIARDMNECCLCGLTPTMRSVYRTKYNIKGSLCRDLLIYQCCMVCAVCQLKRDIDRRKEQGIF